In Neoarius graeffei isolate fNeoGra1 chromosome 17, fNeoGra1.pri, whole genome shotgun sequence, a single window of DNA contains:
- the or95a1 gene encoding odorant receptor 129-1: protein MQNLTEFPSNPTSNNITSIILKVCVVIPLFSVFLYCILLMLHTLASHRQFFDSSRYILFAYMLVNDTLQLLSSVLLFLFVMGNVKFAIIYCAPLLFVSVATFQNGPLILAAMSLERYVAIFYPLHRPISWRPERIWMIALSLWIISCVPPAVDFILMRPNVHWDVFTTPLVCKITVLNGLPIQAVFKVAVNVLFFAAVAVIILFTYIRILLETQKMRQDRASVTKALHTVVLHGFQLLLSMMVFTFPITENLIVLKIRWKQEHIQFFNYFCFVLLPRFLSPLIYGLRDESLRSYMKKAMPCYIAT, encoded by the coding sequence ATGCAAAATCTGACTGAATTTCCAAGCAATCCCACATCCAACAACATCACATCCATCATCCTAAAAGTGTGTGTGGTGATCCCACTGTTCAGTGTTTTTCTCTACTGCATTCTGCTGATGCTGCATACACTTGCCTCACACCGGCAATTCTTTGATAGTTCACGCTATATCCTGTTTGCCTACATGCTGGTCAATGACACACTGCAGTTACTCTcctctgtgctgctctttctattTGTTATGGGCAATGTGAAATTTGCCATCATCTATTGTGCACCACTGCTCTTTGTCTCTGTTGCCACCTTTCAGAATGGCCCACTAATACTTGCTGCCATGTCACTGGAGCGTTATGTGGCAATCTTCTACCCATTGCACAGACCCATCTCCTGGAGGCCTGAAAGAATTTGGATGATTGCTTTGAGCTTGTGGATTATCAGTTGTGTCCCTCCTGCAGTCGATTTCATTCTGATGCGCCCCAATGTGCACTGGGATGTCTTCACCACCCCATTGGTCTGCAAAATCACAGTCCTCAATGGCTTGCCCATCCAGGCTGTCTTCAAAGTGGCTGTGAATGTACTCTTCTTTGCTGCAGTGGCTGTTATTATCCTTTTCACATACATTCGGATCCTTCTGGAGACTCAAAAGATGCGTCAGGACCGGGCCTCAGTAACCAAAGCCCTGCACACTGTGGTACTGCATGGATTTCAGCTACTTCTTAGCATGATGGTCTTCACATTTCCCATTACTGAAAACCTGATTGTGCTGAAGATCAGATGGAAGCAGGAGCATATTCAATTTTTCAACTACTTCTGCTTTGTGCTGCTGCCACGCTTTCTAAGTCCACTCATTTATGGCCTTAGAGATGAGAGCCTGAGGAGCTACATGAAAAAAGCCATGCCTTGCTACATTGCAACATAA